The proteins below are encoded in one region of Arthrobacter sp. CJ23:
- a CDS encoding MmgE/PrpD family protein, with product MVKLNHVRVYKSEENLAREDQLAHKIAVVAADPVAVAPEVTDMVINRVIDNASVAIASLNRGPIVAARAQALTHAPTTNGKGAGVFGITDRVSPEWAAWANGVAVRELDYHDTFLAADYSHPGDNIPPILAVAQHVGASGADLIRAIATGYEIQVNLVKAICLHKHKIDHVAHLGPSAAAGIGTLLGLDVETIFQSVGQALHTTTATRQSRKGEISTWKAHAPAFAGKMAVEAVDRAMRGQTSPVPIYEGEDGVIAWMLDGPDASYEVPLPEAGEAKRAILDTYTKEHSAEYQAQAWIDLARKLHAEHPEATDPSKVKSVLIKTSHHTHYVIGSGANDPQKYDPTASRETLDHSIPYIFTVALQDGSWHHVDSYTPERAGRADTVELWNKVSTVEDAEWTRRYHSLDIAEKAFGGTVVITLTDGTVVTDEIAVADAHPLGARPFAREQYIHKFRTLAAGLVAEEEIERFLAAAEALAELGPGELDQLNITAAPGVIDLSNAPKGLF from the coding sequence ATGGTCAAGCTCAACCACGTCCGCGTTTACAAGAGTGAAGAGAACCTTGCCCGCGAGGACCAGCTGGCCCACAAGATCGCCGTGGTCGCCGCCGACCCCGTCGCCGTCGCCCCCGAGGTCACGGACATGGTCATCAACCGGGTCATCGACAACGCTTCCGTGGCCATCGCCTCGCTGAACCGCGGCCCCATCGTCGCGGCCCGCGCCCAGGCACTGACCCACGCACCCACCACCAACGGCAAGGGCGCCGGCGTCTTCGGCATCACGGACCGGGTCTCCCCCGAGTGGGCTGCCTGGGCCAACGGTGTGGCCGTGCGTGAGCTCGACTACCACGACACGTTCCTGGCGGCGGACTACTCCCACCCGGGCGACAACATCCCGCCGATCCTCGCCGTCGCCCAGCACGTCGGGGCCAGCGGCGCGGACCTGATCCGCGCCATCGCCACCGGCTACGAGATCCAGGTCAACCTGGTCAAGGCCATCTGCCTGCACAAGCACAAGATCGACCACGTGGCCCACCTGGGCCCGTCCGCCGCTGCCGGCATCGGCACGCTCCTGGGCCTGGACGTCGAGACGATCTTCCAGTCCGTGGGCCAGGCGCTGCACACCACCACGGCCACCCGGCAGTCCCGCAAGGGCGAAATCTCCACGTGGAAGGCCCACGCCCCCGCGTTCGCGGGCAAGATGGCCGTCGAAGCCGTGGACCGCGCCATGCGCGGCCAGACCTCCCCGGTGCCGATCTACGAAGGCGAGGACGGCGTCATCGCCTGGATGCTGGACGGCCCGGACGCCTCCTACGAGGTCCCGCTGCCCGAGGCCGGCGAAGCCAAGCGCGCCATCCTGGACACCTACACCAAGGAACACTCCGCCGAATACCAGGCCCAGGCCTGGATCGACCTAGCCCGCAAGCTGCACGCCGAGCACCCCGAGGCCACGGACCCGTCCAAGGTGAAGTCGGTGCTGATCAAGACCAGCCACCACACCCACTACGTGATCGGTTCCGGCGCCAACGACCCGCAGAAATACGACCCCACGGCCAGCCGCGAAACCCTGGACCACTCCATCCCCTACATCTTCACCGTGGCCTTGCAGGACGGTTCCTGGCACCACGTTGACTCCTACACCCCGGAGCGTGCCGGCCGTGCCGACACCGTGGAGCTGTGGAACAAGGTCAGCACCGTGGAAGACGCCGAATGGACCCGCCGCTACCACTCGCTGGACATCGCCGAGAAGGCCTTCGGCGGCACTGTTGTCATCACACTCACCGATGGGACCGTAGTCACCGATGAGATCGCCGTGGCCGACGCCCACCCGCTCGGTGCCCGGCCGTTCGCCCGCGAGCAGTACATCCACAAGTTCCGCACCCTCGCCGCGGGCCTGGTTGCCGAGGAGGAAATCGAACGTTTCCTTGCCGCAGCCGAGGCCCTGGCAGAGCTGGGCCCGGGTGAGCTGGACCAGCTGAACATCACGGCCGCGCCCGGCGTCATCGACCTCAGCAACGCACCGAAGGGACTGTTCTAG
- a CDS encoding response regulator has protein sequence MTEIRVLVVEDEPVAADAHAVYVGRMAGFVLAGTAPDGQSALRIMGEFAAAGTPVDLVLLDMNLPDLHGLDVARRMRAAGLPADIIAITAVRELSIVRSAVSIGVVQYLIKPFTYATFADKLGSYRAFREQLASSASGISRAGASQSDVDQAFASLRAPTELPLPKGLSTSTLDSVKELMRGRQQAVSANEVMEALGMSRVTARRYLEYLADAGVVTRAPRYGTPGRPENEYGWNRP, from the coding sequence ATGACAGAAATCCGCGTCCTGGTGGTCGAAGACGAACCCGTCGCCGCCGACGCCCACGCCGTGTATGTGGGCCGGATGGCGGGCTTTGTCCTCGCCGGAACCGCCCCGGACGGCCAGTCCGCCCTGCGGATCATGGGCGAATTCGCCGCCGCAGGAACCCCCGTGGACCTGGTGCTCCTGGACATGAACCTGCCCGATCTGCACGGGCTCGACGTGGCCCGCCGGATGCGCGCCGCCGGCCTGCCCGCCGACATCATCGCCATCACCGCCGTCCGCGAGCTCAGCATTGTGCGCAGCGCCGTATCCATCGGCGTGGTCCAATACCTGATCAAGCCCTTCACCTATGCGACGTTCGCCGACAAGCTCGGGAGCTACCGGGCCTTCCGCGAACAGCTGGCGTCGTCGGCGTCGGGCATTTCCAGGGCCGGCGCCTCCCAAAGCGATGTGGACCAGGCGTTCGCGAGCCTGCGCGCGCCCACGGAACTTCCACTCCCCAAGGGCCTGTCCACATCCACACTGGACTCGGTCAAGGAGCTCATGCGCGGGCGGCAGCAGGCCGTCTCCGCGAACGAGGTCATGGAAGCGCTGGGCATGTCCCGCGTGACGGCACGGCGCTACCTGGAGTACCTGGCCGACGCCGGTGTTGTCACCCGGGCGCCGCGCTACGGCACCCCGGGCCGCCCGGAAAACGAATACGGCTGGAACCGGCCCTAG
- a CDS encoding ATP-binding protein gives MFQSWSIARRLFVANLLFVLLLTAAFGAAAVIEARNRAYDDAGHRMRAVAAAVAANPLVLQAADLPDPSAMLQPYATAFLDDADTDFITIMAPDRTRWTHPNPAELGKPYIGTIEPALRGESFTEVTAGTLGPSVRTIVPVKDAAGSVKALVAAGVTVRTVDVAVSERLLAVGAIALAVLLAGSFASWALGRYLRSVTRGWGPEQLAQLFAYYESVLHSVREGVILFNTQGKAVMYNDQAAELLGLEPADVDRAPDAAPRLSELPLDGSLKALFQSGRTAHDEIHLTGSRILVVNQAPAVGPVPARSRQKPAVYGSVATIRDRTEIESLGTELQTMKTLSDALRAQTHEHANRLHTLVSLMELGRTPEALDFATKDLELSQQLTDELLSSVDEPIMSALVMGKAAEAHERGVELLVRTSGSTGAHGLDVQDLVTILGNLLDNAIDAAAAAEAPRQVELVVTSGLDALEFVVRDSGAGLDPGMVDDVLQYGFSTKASGPPRGGHGRGVGLALVRQAVQRLGGTMTISNPGGAQFHVVLPAPDHEEESA, from the coding sequence GTGTTTCAGAGCTGGAGCATTGCCCGGCGGCTTTTCGTGGCGAACCTGCTGTTCGTCCTGCTGCTGACGGCCGCATTCGGGGCGGCCGCCGTGATCGAGGCCAGGAACAGGGCCTACGACGACGCCGGTCACCGGATGCGGGCCGTCGCGGCCGCCGTCGCCGCCAATCCCCTGGTGCTGCAGGCCGCCGACCTGCCGGACCCCTCGGCCATGCTCCAGCCCTATGCCACCGCCTTCCTGGACGACGCAGACACGGACTTCATCACCATCATGGCCCCGGACCGGACGCGCTGGACGCATCCCAACCCGGCGGAGCTGGGCAAGCCCTACATCGGCACGATTGAGCCGGCTCTCCGGGGCGAATCATTCACGGAAGTCACCGCCGGAACCCTGGGGCCATCCGTCCGGACCATCGTCCCGGTCAAGGACGCCGCCGGAAGCGTGAAGGCACTCGTGGCCGCCGGCGTCACGGTCCGCACCGTCGACGTCGCGGTTTCCGAGCGGCTGCTGGCCGTTGGGGCCATCGCCCTGGCCGTGCTGCTGGCCGGCTCCTTCGCCTCCTGGGCCCTGGGCCGGTACCTGCGCTCGGTCACCCGGGGCTGGGGGCCGGAGCAGCTCGCCCAGCTCTTCGCCTACTACGAATCCGTGCTGCATTCCGTCCGCGAAGGCGTCATCCTCTTCAACACACAGGGCAAGGCCGTGATGTACAACGACCAGGCGGCGGAGCTGCTGGGACTGGAGCCTGCCGACGTCGACCGGGCGCCGGATGCCGCCCCCCGGCTCTCGGAGCTGCCGCTCGACGGCAGCTTGAAAGCGCTCTTCCAGTCCGGACGGACGGCGCACGACGAGATCCACCTGACGGGCTCCCGCATCCTGGTGGTCAACCAGGCACCGGCCGTGGGCCCCGTGCCGGCACGCAGCCGCCAGAAGCCGGCGGTGTACGGCTCGGTGGCGACCATCCGGGACCGCACCGAAATTGAGTCGCTCGGCACGGAACTGCAGACCATGAAAACCCTTTCGGATGCCCTGCGGGCGCAGACCCACGAACACGCCAACCGGCTGCACACGCTGGTCTCGCTGATGGAACTGGGCCGGACTCCGGAGGCGCTGGATTTTGCCACCAAGGACCTTGAACTCAGCCAGCAGCTCACGGATGAGCTGCTGTCCTCCGTGGACGAGCCGATCATGAGCGCGCTTGTCATGGGCAAGGCGGCAGAAGCCCATGAGCGGGGCGTCGAACTGCTGGTCCGCACCTCGGGCAGCACCGGCGCGCACGGACTGGACGTCCAGGACCTGGTGACCATCCTGGGCAACCTCCTGGACAACGCGATCGACGCCGCTGCAGCGGCGGAGGCCCCGCGCCAGGTGGAGTTGGTGGTCACGTCGGGCCTCGACGCCCTGGAGTTCGTTGTCCGGGACTCCGGCGCAGGACTGGATCCCGGTATGGTTGATGACGTTCTCCAGTACGGCTTCAGCACCAAGGCATCCGGTCCCCCACGCGGCGGGCATGGCCGCGGAGTGGGGCTCGCCCTGGTCCGTCAGGCGGTCCAGCGGCTCGGCGGCACGATGACCATCAGCAACCCCGGGGGCGCCCAGTTCCATGTGGTGCTGCCCGCGCCGGACCACGAGGAAGAATCCGCATGA
- a CDS encoding cation:dicarboxylate symporter family transporter, whose amino-acid sequence MTSQRGESAQHTKGGRKGLDKSHYLYIAVIAAVILGALVGLLFPEVGKSLKPLGEGFIKLIKMMIAPVIFCTIVLGIGSIAKAATVGKVGGLALGYFVAMSTFALGIGLVVGNLIHPGEGLKLAPYDPTKKAATDSTVDFLLGIIPGDIPVLPTLLAAILVGFALQKMGKQGAPVLKAIGHGQTLVFRILIMIMWLAPVGAFGAIAAVVGATGAQAILSMFTLMVAFYITCALFIVVILGSLLRVVAGVNIFKLMKYLAREYLLIFSTSSSEAALPRLIAKMEHLGVSKPVVGVTVPTGYSFNLDGTAIYLTMASLFVANAMGTPLDLGAQVSLLVFMIIASKGAAGVTGAGLATLAAGLQAHKPELLGGVGMIVGIDRFMSEARALTNFTGNAVATVLIGTWVKEIDNGQMGRVLSGAEPFDEQTMIAHGAEAVEAEAEAGTELREKVPA is encoded by the coding sequence ATGACCTCTCAACGAGGAGAGTCGGCACAGCACACCAAGGGTGGACGCAAGGGGCTCGACAAGTCGCACTACCTGTACATCGCGGTTATCGCCGCCGTCATCCTGGGCGCACTGGTCGGCTTGCTGTTCCCGGAGGTCGGCAAGTCCCTGAAGCCGCTGGGTGAAGGCTTCATCAAGCTCATCAAGATGATGATCGCCCCCGTGATCTTCTGCACCATCGTCCTGGGCATCGGGTCGATCGCCAAGGCCGCCACGGTGGGCAAGGTCGGCGGGCTCGCATTGGGCTACTTCGTGGCCATGTCCACCTTCGCCCTGGGCATCGGCCTGGTGGTAGGCAACCTCATCCACCCGGGCGAGGGCCTGAAGCTGGCGCCCTACGATCCCACCAAGAAGGCCGCCACCGACAGCACCGTCGACTTCCTCCTGGGCATCATCCCCGGCGATATTCCCGTTCTGCCCACGCTGCTTGCCGCGATCCTGGTCGGTTTCGCGCTGCAGAAGATGGGCAAGCAGGGAGCCCCCGTGCTGAAGGCCATCGGACATGGCCAGACTCTCGTCTTCCGCATCCTCATCATGATCATGTGGCTGGCCCCGGTGGGCGCCTTCGGCGCGATCGCCGCCGTCGTGGGTGCCACCGGCGCGCAGGCCATCCTCAGCATGTTCACCCTCATGGTGGCGTTCTACATCACCTGTGCACTGTTCATCGTGGTCATCCTGGGCTCGCTGCTGCGCGTGGTGGCCGGGGTCAACATCTTCAAGCTCATGAAGTACCTGGCCCGCGAATACCTGCTGATCTTCTCCACCTCCTCCTCCGAGGCCGCCCTTCCCCGCCTGATCGCCAAGATGGAGCACCTGGGCGTGTCCAAGCCGGTTGTCGGCGTCACTGTCCCCACGGGCTACTCCTTCAACCTGGATGGCACCGCCATCTACCTGACCATGGCTTCCCTGTTCGTGGCCAACGCCATGGGCACTCCGCTGGACCTCGGCGCCCAGGTATCCCTGCTGGTCTTCATGATCATCGCCTCCAAGGGTGCCGCCGGTGTCACCGGCGCCGGCCTGGCCACCCTCGCCGCAGGCCTTCAGGCACACAAGCCCGAGCTCCTTGGCGGCGTGGGCATGATCGTGGGCATCGACCGATTCATGTCCGAGGCCCGCGCCCTCACCAACTTCACTGGCAACGCCGTGGCCACCGTGCTCATCGGCACCTGGGTGAAGGAGATCGACAACGGCCAGATGGGCCGGGTCCTGTCCGGCGCCGAGCCCTTCGACGAGCAGACCATGATCGCCCACGGCGCCGAGGCCGTGGAAGCGGAAGCGGAGGCCGGAACGGAATTGCGCGAGAAGGTTCCTGCCTGA
- a CDS encoding DUF4386 domain-containing protein codes for MQTHQPRPVLTAALLAAGALASNAAFIWLGSVYDYPAVLSRPAAEALASFHDKPEAVVAGFSVLSAGAALMAPIAVLAARLQPGVAMRAAAWAGIVAAVVQLAGLLRWVTLVPMLGPDDTGTFTLLNLVLGKVLGEWFGYLFTAAWTVLVAHRFGMHRRWFAWWGYASALLIAAGLTSPLGLESADIANFAGYVLWSLWLLAFAALILRDRALKDGILKVRGTGNRDGGRAANAARPAPGGAGLAGGTVGSGAMDPEGGLRR; via the coding sequence ATGCAGACACACCAGCCCCGCCCCGTCCTCACCGCCGCGTTGCTCGCGGCGGGGGCCCTCGCGTCCAACGCAGCCTTCATCTGGCTTGGATCCGTCTATGACTACCCCGCCGTGCTCAGCAGGCCTGCGGCAGAAGCCCTGGCCAGCTTCCATGACAAGCCGGAGGCCGTCGTCGCGGGCTTCAGCGTGCTCTCCGCCGGCGCCGCACTCATGGCGCCCATCGCGGTGCTGGCAGCACGGCTTCAGCCAGGCGTCGCCATGCGGGCCGCCGCCTGGGCGGGCATCGTCGCCGCCGTCGTCCAGCTTGCCGGGCTGCTCCGCTGGGTCACCCTGGTGCCAATGCTGGGGCCCGATGATACAGGGACGTTCACGCTCCTCAACCTGGTTCTTGGAAAAGTGCTGGGCGAATGGTTCGGATACCTCTTTACTGCAGCGTGGACAGTGCTGGTGGCACACCGCTTTGGAATGCACCGCCGATGGTTCGCATGGTGGGGCTACGCTTCGGCACTCCTCATTGCCGCCGGCTTGACCAGCCCGCTGGGTCTTGAATCCGCGGACATCGCGAACTTCGCCGGCTATGTCCTCTGGTCCCTGTGGCTGCTCGCCTTCGCCGCCCTGATTCTGAGGGACCGGGCCCTGAAGGACGGCATCCTGAAGGTCCGCGGGACGGGAAACCGCGACGGCGGGAGGGCTGCCAACGCGGCAAGGCCGGCACCTGGTGGTGCCGGCCTTGCCGGTGGAACCGTGGGATCCGGAGCTATGGATCCCGAAGGGGGCCTGCGCCGCTGA
- a CDS encoding TetR/AcrR family transcriptional regulator, with translation MTDDGSTVSATTGRPGRPRTFTAGQVAAAALGVLDASGPEGLSVRAVAAALGINPNALYTYVRSRADLERLLVEEILGGVDPGLLVPGSGTWQQQLQDFANALRGAIHAHPGVAGLFMTAPMDGPVAIEVGEGLLRVLAGAGLSAEGAARASYALMVFVLGSVAMEVAETDGRAPMDPEAERMASRLEAFRGIDERRLPLSAAAVGTMATWVGAEQFRWGLKMLIAGLEASTLDLS, from the coding sequence ATGACGGATGATGGGTCAACGGTTTCGGCAACCACGGGCAGGCCCGGCCGCCCACGCACTTTCACTGCCGGGCAGGTGGCTGCCGCAGCGCTGGGCGTGCTTGACGCGTCCGGGCCGGAGGGACTCTCCGTCAGGGCGGTGGCGGCCGCTCTGGGAATCAATCCCAATGCCCTCTATACCTATGTGCGGAGCCGTGCGGACCTGGAGCGGCTTCTCGTGGAAGAGATCCTTGGCGGCGTGGACCCGGGCCTGCTGGTGCCCGGCAGCGGGACCTGGCAACAGCAATTGCAGGACTTTGCCAACGCCTTGCGCGGCGCCATTCACGCACACCCTGGTGTCGCGGGGTTGTTCATGACGGCACCCATGGACGGTCCGGTTGCCATCGAGGTGGGGGAGGGCTTGCTGCGCGTGCTGGCGGGCGCCGGCCTGTCTGCCGAAGGGGCGGCCCGGGCGTCCTATGCGCTGATGGTTTTCGTTCTGGGTTCGGTGGCCATGGAAGTGGCCGAGACGGACGGCAGGGCACCCATGGACCCCGAGGCCGAGCGGATGGCCAGCCGCTTGGAAGCATTCCGCGGCATCGACGAACGGCGGTTGCCGCTTTCCGCTGCGGCGGTTGGAACCATGGCAACGTGGGTGGGGGCCGAGCAGTTCCGCTGGGGCCTGAAAATGCTGATTGCCGGCCTGGAAGCATCAACCTTAGACCTCAGCTAG
- a CDS encoding ParA family protein yields MSSEWGSATLEGTEFDLEGAVMGPTGRPQRDFPEPEPLASHGPARVIAMVNQKGGVGKTTSTINLAAALAEYGRRVLLVDFDPQGALSAGLGANPHELDLTVYNVLMDRKVDIRDAIQQTGVDGVDLLPANIDLSAAEVQLVNEVAREQVLDRALKSVEDDYDVVLIDCQPSLGLLTVNALTAAHGVIIPLICEFFALRAVALLVETIEKVQDRLNPRLQVDGVLATMYDARTLHSREVISRLVEAFGDKVFETVIKRSIKFADATVAAEPITSYAGSHIGADAYRRLAKELISRGGAP; encoded by the coding sequence GTGAGCAGCGAATGGGGTTCGGCAACGCTGGAAGGCACGGAGTTCGACCTGGAAGGCGCTGTCATGGGGCCCACCGGCCGCCCGCAGCGTGACTTCCCGGAGCCAGAGCCGCTGGCCTCGCACGGACCGGCACGGGTCATCGCCATGGTCAACCAAAAGGGCGGCGTCGGCAAGACCACGTCCACCATCAACCTCGCAGCGGCGCTCGCCGAATACGGCCGGCGCGTCCTGCTGGTGGACTTCGACCCCCAAGGTGCCCTCTCCGCCGGCCTCGGTGCCAACCCGCACGAGCTCGATCTCACGGTCTACAACGTCCTGATGGACCGCAAAGTGGACATCCGCGACGCCATCCAGCAGACCGGCGTCGACGGCGTCGATCTGCTGCCCGCCAACATCGACCTCTCCGCCGCAGAAGTCCAGCTCGTCAACGAGGTTGCCCGCGAACAGGTCCTGGACCGCGCCCTCAAGAGCGTCGAGGATGATTACGACGTCGTCCTCATTGACTGCCAGCCCTCGCTGGGGCTCCTGACCGTCAACGCCCTCACCGCCGCGCACGGCGTGATCATCCCGTTGATCTGCGAGTTCTTTGCCCTGCGCGCCGTGGCACTGCTGGTCGAGACCATTGAAAAGGTCCAGGACCGCCTCAACCCGCGCCTGCAGGTGGACGGTGTCCTGGCCACGATGTACGACGCCCGCACCCTGCACAGCCGCGAAGTCATCTCCCGCCTGGTCGAGGCCTTCGGTGACAAGGTCTTCGAAACCGTCATCAAGCGCTCCATCAAGTTTGCCGACGCCACCGTGGCCGCCGAACCCATCACCAGCTACGCCGGAAGCCACATCGGCGCCGACGCCTACCGCCGCCTGGCCAAGGAACTGATCTCGCGCGGCGGCGCACCCTAG
- a CDS encoding ScpA family protein, which produces MAQALAPPAETAAPPAPGFEVRLENFTGPFDVLLGLISKHQLDITEIALATVTDEFIKYIRKLQELGEEWALDEASEFLVIAATLLDLKAARLLPAGEVEDAEDIALLEARDLLFARLLQYKAFKQVAGIMSDTLDLEAKSFPRQVALEAHFAALLPELVWRHTPEQFAALAAKALAPKDTAAPQVGLDHLHAPAVSIKEQAGIIGRRLRHGVPLSFRALIADAGTTPVVVARFLALLEMFRDRVVAFEQAAPLGDLTVRWTGNHEDWSSENLSEEYGLNEEYGMEQE; this is translated from the coding sequence GTGGCACAAGCGCTCGCTCCGCCGGCGGAGACGGCCGCCCCGCCGGCGCCCGGCTTCGAAGTCAGGCTCGAGAATTTCACCGGGCCCTTCGACGTGCTCCTGGGCCTGATCTCCAAGCACCAGCTGGACATCACGGAAATCGCCCTTGCCACCGTCACGGATGAGTTCATCAAGTACATCCGCAAGCTGCAGGAACTCGGCGAGGAATGGGCCCTGGACGAAGCCAGCGAGTTCTTGGTCATCGCCGCCACCCTCCTTGACCTGAAGGCTGCCAGGCTCCTGCCTGCGGGCGAAGTGGAGGACGCCGAGGACATTGCGCTCCTGGAAGCCCGGGACCTCCTGTTCGCCCGCCTGCTGCAATACAAGGCGTTCAAGCAGGTTGCCGGGATCATGAGCGACACCCTGGACCTGGAGGCGAAGAGCTTTCCGCGGCAGGTGGCCCTTGAAGCCCACTTCGCGGCGCTGCTTCCGGAACTCGTGTGGCGGCACACGCCTGAGCAGTTTGCCGCGCTGGCCGCCAAGGCCCTAGCGCCGAAGGACACCGCAGCCCCGCAAGTGGGCCTGGACCACCTCCACGCCCCGGCCGTCAGCATCAAGGAGCAGGCCGGGATCATCGGGCGCCGTCTGCGGCACGGCGTGCCGCTGTCCTTCCGCGCCCTCATCGCCGACGCCGGGACCACACCGGTGGTGGTGGCCCGCTTCCTCGCCCTGTTGGAAATGTTTCGCGACCGTGTGGTGGCCTTTGAGCAGGCGGCTCCGCTGGGCGATCTCACCGTGCGCTGGACGGGGAACCATGAAGACTGGAGCAGCGAAAACCTCAGCGAGGAATACGGCCTCAACGAGGAATACGGCATGGAACAGGAGTAG
- a CDS encoding SMC-Scp complex subunit ScpB — MSEETHATEDPAALEERPGGVRAALEAVLMVVDQPATSEELAAGLGVTVAVVEDLLAELQREYSGYTVKAPDVDAVGFAVVSAAPRGFELRNVAGGWRIYSRADFADVVGRFVLDGQTSRLTQAALETLAVIAYRQPVSRARVSAIRGVNVDSVVRTLTQRGLVEDAGNDPESGSVLYRTTSYFLERMGIASVAELPALSPHLPGLDGIEEFYDAGRM, encoded by the coding sequence GTGAGCGAAGAGACGCACGCCACGGAGGACCCGGCCGCCCTGGAGGAAAGGCCCGGGGGAGTCCGTGCAGCACTGGAGGCAGTGCTGATGGTTGTGGACCAGCCGGCCACGTCCGAGGAGCTCGCGGCCGGGCTGGGCGTGACGGTCGCCGTCGTCGAGGATTTGCTGGCCGAGCTGCAGCGGGAGTATAGCGGCTATACTGTTAAAGCCCCGGACGTGGACGCTGTCGGCTTTGCCGTTGTCAGTGCCGCACCCCGGGGTTTTGAATTGCGGAACGTGGCCGGCGGGTGGCGGATCTATTCGCGCGCGGATTTTGCCGACGTCGTGGGCAGATTCGTTCTCGATGGCCAGACCAGCAGGTTGACCCAGGCAGCACTTGAAACGCTGGCGGTCATCGCCTACCGGCAACCGGTCTCCAGGGCCCGGGTGTCTGCGATCCGCGGCGTCAATGTTGATTCGGTCGTCCGGACCCTGACCCAGCGGGGCCTGGTCGAAGACGCCGGCAACGATCCCGAATCGGGTTCGGTCCTGTACCGGACCACCTCCTATTTCCTTGAACGGATGGGAATCGCTTCGGTGGCTGAACTGCCTGCGCTGTCGCCCCACCTTCCCGGGTTGGACGGCATCGAGGAGTTTTACGACGCCGGCCGGATGTAG
- a CDS encoding pseudouridine synthase, with translation MTQAGRQGSPRNGSGRNGSGRNEARGGAGRTGAGGFSGRSSAGGAAKRGFNQGGDRPFQGERPFKAARPREAAPFDPDNPTTAGDYDRGRDARPAKPFRKPGTNKPGSGRAPGTPGAPKRKTGSNAKQYGSRAFGSERFGQNLGPIRKPSRGPRQDVPQSDLHDVDGVRLQKVMAQAGVASRRVCEEMILEGRVEVDGQLTTELGVRVDPATAVIHVDGIRIQLDETLVYMVFNKPKGVVSTMEDPDGRPCISDFLRKQAKGERLFHVGRLDVATEGLLLLTNDGELANRLTHPSYEVPKTYLVQVRGPFPHGVGAQLKAGVELEDGIAAVDSFKLVDSTPGHVLAEVVLHSGKNRIVRRMFDAVGFPVERLVRVKIGPIGLGDQRQGSIRNLGRQEVGHLLASVGL, from the coding sequence ATGACACAGGCGGGACGCCAGGGTTCACCACGTAACGGTTCGGGACGCAACGGTTCTGGACGCAATGAGGCACGCGGCGGCGCAGGCCGCACGGGCGCGGGCGGATTCTCCGGCCGCAGCAGTGCCGGCGGCGCAGCAAAGCGCGGCTTCAACCAGGGCGGCGACCGCCCCTTCCAGGGCGAACGGCCCTTCAAAGCGGCCCGTCCGCGTGAAGCAGCCCCGTTTGACCCGGACAACCCCACCACGGCCGGCGATTACGACCGCGGCCGCGACGCCAGGCCGGCCAAGCCGTTCCGCAAGCCCGGCACCAACAAGCCCGGTTCCGGCAGGGCTCCCGGCACGCCCGGTGCGCCCAAGCGCAAGACCGGCAGCAATGCAAAGCAGTACGGCTCCCGCGCCTTCGGCAGCGAGCGTTTCGGCCAGAACCTTGGCCCCATCCGCAAGCCGTCGCGCGGCCCGCGCCAGGACGTGCCGCAGTCCGATCTGCACGACGTCGACGGCGTCCGCCTGCAGAAGGTCATGGCCCAGGCCGGCGTGGCTTCCCGCCGCGTCTGCGAGGAAATGATCCTCGAAGGCCGCGTCGAGGTGGACGGCCAGCTGACCACCGAACTCGGCGTGCGCGTGGACCCCGCAACGGCAGTTATCCACGTTGACGGAATCCGCATCCAGCTCGACGAAACCCTCGTCTACATGGTCTTCAACAAGCCCAAGGGCGTAGTTTCCACCATGGAAGACCCGGACGGCCGTCCCTGCATCAGCGACTTCCTGCGCAAGCAGGCCAAGGGCGAACGGCTCTTCCACGTCGGACGCCTTGACGTCGCCACCGAGGGTCTGCTGCTGCTGACCAACGACGGCGAACTGGCCAACCGCCTGACGCACCCCTCCTACGAGGTGCCCAAGACGTACCTGGTCCAGGTCCGCGGGCCGTTCCCGCACGGCGTCGGCGCACAGCTCAAGGCCGGCGTCGAGCTCGAAGACGGCATCGCAGCAGTGGACTCCTTCAAGCTGGTGGACTCCACCCCGGGCCACGTCCTGGCTGAGGTTGTGCTCCACTCCGGAAAGAACCGCATTGTGCGCCGCATGTTCGACGCCGTCGGCTTCCCGGTTGAGCGCCTTGTCCGCGTCAAGATCGGCCCCATCGGCCTGGGCGACCAGCGCCAGGGCAGCATCCGCAACCTCGGCAGGCAGGAAGTCGGCCACCTCCTGGCATCCGTGGGGCTCTAG